The Leclercia sp. S52 genome has a segment encoding these proteins:
- a CDS encoding DUF4142 domain-containing protein, which translates to MQKRNKLKVLLIASAVAAMFSTVGVQAQSTSAAQSDASAQTSSTGSMAKLSSGDEKALKDMAQANINEVAAAKIALSKAKSSEVKAFAQKMVDDHGDALTKVQTVAKQKDVTLPTEPDAQHKAMADKLEKESGDAFDKMYMENAGTKDHRMVLSKLQSDAKNIKDPDVKALADAHTPVVEQHLKSAEQMKMPADK; encoded by the coding sequence ATGCAAAAGCGTAACAAACTGAAAGTACTGCTGATTGCATCAGCAGTCGCAGCGATGTTCAGCACTGTCGGCGTGCAGGCCCAGTCAACGAGCGCCGCGCAGAGTGACGCCTCAGCCCAGACCAGTTCGACCGGATCGATGGCTAAGCTCAGCTCCGGCGACGAAAAAGCGTTAAAAGATATGGCGCAGGCCAATATCAACGAAGTTGCCGCCGCGAAGATCGCCCTGAGCAAGGCCAAGAGCAGCGAAGTCAAAGCCTTCGCCCAGAAGATGGTCGATGACCACGGCGATGCCCTGACCAAAGTCCAGACGGTCGCTAAGCAGAAGGATGTGACATTGCCGACCGAGCCAGACGCTCAGCACAAGGCCATGGCCGACAAGCTGGAAAAAGAGAGTGGCGACGCATTTGACAAGATGTATATGGAAAACGCCGGCACCAAAGATCACCGGATGGTGTTGTCGAAACTGCAAAGTGATGCCAAAAACATCAAGGATCCCGATGTGAAGGCCTTGGCCGATGCGCACACGCCGGTCGTTGAGCAGCATCTGAAGTCGGCTGAGCAGATGAAGATGCCAGCAGATAAATAA
- a CDS encoding GNAT family N-acetyltransferase encodes MENPGPDITISPARPEHFAALRAIELAAFETLREAGAVTGQAVANSLKDFADFSRDGLLLAAFTPDGTPVGFVAGVFENRWLHIAEIDVHPHWQRRGIGRLLMQALLSIGQQRSLAGATLTTDNIAAFNANFYATLGFEIVEGESCPLHLRSQKEEEVEIGFDPARRVGMRLDF; translated from the coding sequence ATGGAAAACCCAGGCCCGGACATCACTATCAGCCCTGCGCGGCCGGAACACTTTGCTGCATTACGCGCCATTGAATTAGCGGCTTTTGAGACACTGCGCGAAGCAGGGGCGGTAACGGGGCAGGCTGTCGCAAATAGCCTGAAAGATTTTGCTGATTTCAGCCGCGACGGTTTGCTGCTCGCCGCGTTTACTCCAGATGGTACTCCCGTAGGATTTGTCGCAGGCGTATTCGAGAACAGATGGCTGCATATTGCCGAAATTGATGTGCATCCACACTGGCAGCGCCGTGGGATCGGCAGATTATTAATGCAGGCACTGCTCTCTATCGGGCAACAACGCAGCCTGGCCGGTGCCACATTGACAACAGATAACATAGCCGCCTTTAATGCAAATTTTTACGCCACGCTGGGTTTTGAGATAGTGGAAGGCGAATCGTGTCCGCTTCACCTGAGAAGCCAGAAAGAAGAGGAAGTTGAAATAGGTTTCGATCCGGCGCGGCGCGTAGGGATGCGGTTGGACTTTTAA
- a CDS encoding DUF1349 domain-containing protein — protein MFKSFAWINEPAKWQCQKGTLQVTTDDKTDFWRETWYGFERFSGHVFATEVEGDFTFQLKICADFTTLYDQAGLMMICDEQHWLKAGIEYNDGAPAIGSVLTLGHSDWATGIFPGDARAFWLRLTRKGDSLRLQYSTEGQTWPLIRLSYFPPGPVKIGTMCCSPERAGLDVVFQDILLTPPLDKALHDLS, from the coding sequence ATGTTTAAATCGTTCGCCTGGATAAATGAGCCTGCAAAGTGGCAATGCCAGAAAGGCACTCTACAGGTCACCACCGATGACAAAACGGATTTCTGGCGCGAAACCTGGTACGGGTTTGAACGCTTTTCCGGTCATGTTTTTGCCACTGAGGTTGAGGGAGATTTTACTTTCCAGCTCAAGATCTGCGCAGACTTTACCACGCTGTATGATCAAGCCGGACTGATGATGATATGTGATGAACAGCACTGGTTAAAAGCGGGGATTGAATATAACGACGGCGCGCCCGCGATTGGCAGCGTGCTGACACTCGGCCATTCCGACTGGGCTACAGGCATTTTTCCCGGCGATGCGCGAGCGTTCTGGCTGAGGCTCACGCGTAAAGGAGACAGCCTGAGACTACAGTATTCAACAGAGGGACAGACGTGGCCTTTAATACGCCTGAGCTATTTTCCGCCGGGTCCGGTCAAGATCGGTACAATGTGTTGTAGTCCGGAGCGGGCTGGTCTGGATGTCGTGTTTCAGGACATCCTTTTAACGCCGCCGCTGGATAAGGCACTGCATGATTTGAGCTAA
- a CDS encoding DinB family protein yields the protein MSTDKIATLFRYKRWIDSETLQAIKRVDVSANAEKRHLTLRLMNHIYVVDMIFRANITGQKHDYTALNTPETPSPDELLTKMTECTEWYIQHVDSMTPADLVEAIKFQFVDGGQGEMKAVDMLNHVLFHGAYHRGAVGWLLSESGITPPKDVLTVFLRDHNHD from the coding sequence ATGAGCACAGACAAGATAGCTACGTTGTTTAGATATAAGCGCTGGATAGACAGTGAAACTTTACAAGCGATTAAAAGAGTTGATGTTTCTGCTAATGCAGAAAAGCGCCATCTGACGCTCAGATTGATGAATCACATCTATGTCGTTGATATGATTTTTCGGGCTAACATTACCGGTCAGAAGCACGACTACACTGCCCTGAATACGCCAGAAACCCCCTCTCCAGATGAACTTTTGACAAAGATGACTGAATGCACAGAGTGGTACATTCAACATGTCGATTCAATGACCCCCGCTGACCTTGTAGAAGCCATAAAATTCCAGTTCGTCGATGGCGGACAGGGAGAAATGAAAGCTGTCGATATGCTCAATCATGTGCTGTTTCATGGAGCATATCATCGGGGCGCGGTGGGCTGGCTGCTTTCAGAAAGTGGCATCACCCCACCTAAGGATGTACTGACCGTTTTTCTCAGAGATCATAACCACGATTAA
- a CDS encoding sugar efflux transporter produces the protein MEILLFMAFFSGITGRLFLINVMTAISYAFILPVMSLFLINGLHASPIFITFYSLGFALSGLFFSQLMGSLADKGHSVRQLFMISVTSLFLAGLAFSFCREPVEALAIGIFLMGPGNASIPLLLSMIRKHSLTAGLNATRLNTQMRSGVSIVWIAGPALAFVFADRFGFTFNFLASSLLAAITLLASQFLLSQDKKTVNTGRTETTQASKAPVTGMIWALGAVMMLANLSNNMYLTIMPLYLVHELNLPASFPGFLLSATAIMEIPVMLAAAHLAEKTGKEPLIMVGFLFAAVYYSLLQLATNMTELIVLQLFNGLFFGIFVGLGISLIQDALPERSGFASAFHSNAMRTGMMTGNGIAGLMAQVAGFKMTLLVPLLSVSCAALLMLCIKRNHAIKHSSPMG, from the coding sequence ATGGAGATATTGTTATTTATGGCTTTTTTTTCCGGAATCACTGGGCGGCTGTTCCTCATAAACGTAATGACCGCCATTTCATACGCCTTCATATTGCCTGTAATGAGTCTTTTTTTAATAAACGGGTTACATGCTAGCCCGATTTTTATCACTTTCTACAGCCTGGGGTTTGCCCTGTCAGGATTGTTTTTCAGCCAGCTGATGGGATCTCTTGCAGATAAGGGACATTCAGTCAGGCAACTTTTCATGATTTCTGTTACGTCGCTTTTTCTGGCGGGTTTAGCCTTCAGTTTCTGTCGTGAACCTGTCGAGGCTCTGGCCATCGGCATTTTCTTGATGGGGCCAGGCAATGCGTCTATCCCGTTACTCCTGTCGATGATCCGAAAGCATTCACTAACGGCAGGGCTTAACGCTACGCGACTCAATACGCAAATGCGTTCAGGCGTGTCAATCGTATGGATTGCCGGACCGGCTCTGGCATTTGTCTTCGCCGACCGATTTGGCTTCACCTTTAATTTTCTGGCCTCATCCCTGCTTGCGGCCATAACCTTACTTGCAAGCCAGTTTCTGCTTTCGCAGGATAAAAAAACTGTCAATACAGGCAGAACAGAAACAACTCAAGCCAGTAAAGCTCCTGTTACGGGTATGATTTGGGCCCTGGGCGCAGTAATGATGCTGGCAAATTTATCCAATAACATGTACCTGACCATTATGCCGCTCTACCTGGTACACGAGCTTAATTTACCCGCTTCGTTTCCGGGCTTTCTGCTGAGTGCCACCGCGATAATGGAGATTCCCGTTATGCTTGCCGCAGCTCATCTGGCAGAGAAAACAGGGAAAGAGCCACTGATTATGGTCGGATTTCTCTTTGCTGCCGTCTATTACAGCCTGCTTCAGCTGGCCACTAACATGACCGAACTGATTGTGCTGCAACTTTTTAACGGATTATTCTTTGGTATTTTTGTCGGCTTAGGCATTTCTCTTATTCAGGATGCGTTGCCTGAACGTAGCGGCTTCGCATCAGCATTTCACTCCAATGCCATGCGCACAGGCATGATGACTGGCAATGGTATTGCCGGTCTGATGGCGCAAGTAGCAGGGTTTAAAATGACGCTGCTTGTTCCATTGTTATCAGTGTCTTGTGCTGCTTTGCTAATGCTTTGCATAAAGAGAAATCACGCTATAAAACACAGTTCACCAATGGGCTGA
- a CDS encoding DapH/DapD/GlmU-related protein — MSSEKRSASISVQPLVTLGDRVWVGGKSVILPGVKIGNDVVIAAGSVVTGDIPDRVIAGGVPA, encoded by the coding sequence ATGTCATCAGAAAAACGATCAGCAAGCATAAGCGTACAACCTCTGGTTACCCTCGGCGACCGCGTCTGGGTTGGAGGTAAATCGGTAATTCTTCCGGGAGTAAAGATTGGCAATGATGTTGTTATTGCCGCAGGTAGCGTCGTGACCGGTGATATTCCTGACAGGGTTATAGCCGGTGGGGTACCCGCCTGA
- a CDS encoding helix-turn-helix domain-containing protein, which translates to MKELDIGAIADLSGVSPSALRYYEKKGLIKPVGRNGLRRQYHENVLSKLQLIALGQAAGFTLDEIASMFGTEGKIALDRDRLTQRSREIDATIRKLQLLSRGLKHVAHCTQPEHTDCEEFKRVVAKGLRLVG; encoded by the coding sequence ATGAAAGAACTGGATATCGGAGCAATTGCGGATCTGTCCGGGGTTAGCCCCTCAGCGTTGCGGTATTACGAAAAGAAAGGGTTAATCAAACCCGTTGGCCGTAATGGTCTGAGACGGCAGTACCATGAAAATGTGCTCAGTAAACTGCAACTGATTGCGTTGGGACAGGCGGCGGGATTTACGCTGGATGAAATTGCGTCGATGTTCGGGACGGAAGGTAAGATAGCGTTGGATCGCGATCGACTTACTCAACGTTCGAGGGAGATTGACGCGACCATTCGCAAACTTCAGCTGTTAAGTCGAGGACTAAAGCATGTTGCGCACTGTACCCAGCCAGAGCATACCGATTGCGAAGAATTTAAAAGAGTAGTTGCGAAAGGGCTACGGCTGGTTGGATAA
- a CDS encoding DUF2938 family protein: MMIVFKTVITGIGATLVMDLWSWCQKHVLKVPPLNYALVGRWILSLPGGTFYHHTIASSPRMPGELFAGCVFHYLTGILFAFIPLLLNGPVWLSEPSFSAGLLAGLLTLFAPFIILQPAFGFGIAASRTPHPWRARLLSLFTHMAYGFGLYVAALAIAG; encoded by the coding sequence ATGATGATTGTTTTTAAAACTGTCATAACGGGCATTGGCGCAACGCTGGTGATGGACTTGTGGTCATGGTGTCAAAAACATGTCCTTAAGGTTCCGCCACTGAACTATGCCCTGGTGGGGCGCTGGATATTAAGCTTGCCCGGGGGAACGTTTTACCATCATACGATTGCCTCATCGCCGCGAATGCCGGGGGAGTTATTTGCTGGCTGCGTATTCCACTATCTGACCGGGATACTTTTTGCTTTTATACCGCTTTTGCTGAACGGCCCTGTCTGGCTCAGTGAGCCCTCTTTTTCAGCAGGCCTGCTGGCGGGTCTGTTAACGTTATTTGCACCTTTCATCATCCTGCAGCCGGCGTTTGGTTTTGGCATCGCCGCGTCACGGACACCCCACCCGTGGCGGGCTCGCCTGCTGAGTCTGTTCACGCATATGGCGTATGGATTCGGGCTTTATGTCGCGGCCCTTGCGATCGCGGGCTGA